The following proteins come from a genomic window of Candidatus Francisella endociliophora:
- a CDS encoding glycosyltransferase — protein MNHQVKISLIMPNFNGEKTIRSSILSFVRNQYFNKELIIVDGKSSDSSHKIIKEYVKEYEFIKWIKVNDKGISDAINIGLENVSGNIIGYLGSDDLLNTKTLFEINNYKFMIDFDAIYFDSYTYYIDKNIVQLRKCPNVAFNRINLIRYGTLVGLQNIFFDKRVFNEMKYDISNKYSMDYEIYFRIVEKFSNFTYVEYPATINKFSNNISYRLEKIQTREAFKVMCKYITWKDFKYLPYKRIFLNYIKR, from the coding sequence TTGAATCATCAAGTTAAAATTTCTTTAATAATGCCGAACTTTAATGGTGAAAAAACTATTAGAAGTTCTATATTATCTTTTGTAAGAAATCAATATTTTAATAAGGAACTAATTATTGTTGATGGAAAATCAAGCGATAGTTCACATAAGATAATTAAAGAATATGTTAAAGAATATGAATTTATTAAATGGATTAAAGTTAACGATAAAGGAATATCGGATGCAATTAATATAGGGCTAGAGAATGTAAGTGGTAATATAATAGGATATTTGGGTAGTGATGACTTATTAAATACTAAAACATTATTTGAAATAAATAACTATAAGTTTATGATTGATTTTGATGCTATTTATTTTGATTCATATACTTACTATATCGATAAAAATATAGTTCAATTAAGAAAATGTCCTAATGTTGCTTTTAATAGAATTAATCTTATTAGATATGGTACTTTAGTTGGGTTACAGAATATATTCTTTGATAAAAGAGTTTTTAATGAAATGAAATATGATATAAGTAATAAATACAGCATGGACTATGAGATATATTTTAGAATTGTTGAAAAGTTCTCAAATTTTACCTATGTAGAATATCCAGCAACAATTAATAAGTTTAGTAATAATATTAGCTATAGATTAGAGAAAATACAGACAAGAGAAGCATTTAAAGTTATGTGTAAATATATAACTTGGAAAGACTTTAAATATTTACCTTATAAACGGATATTTTTAAATTATATTAAAAGATAA